From one Mesoplodon densirostris isolate mMesDen1 chromosome 19, mMesDen1 primary haplotype, whole genome shotgun sequence genomic stretch:
- the ZFP36 gene encoding mRNA decay activator protein ZFP36 yields MDLTAIYESLQLLSHDLPSDHGETESSSAWASSGLWSLGSPDSSSSGVAARLPGRSTSLVEGRSCGWVPPPPGFAPLAPRPGPELSPSPTSPTATPTTSSRYKTELCRTFSESGRCRYGAKCQFAHGLGELRQASRHPKYKTELCHKFYLQGRCPYGSRCHFIHNPSEDLGASGHPHVLRQSISFSGLPSGRRTSPPPAGLAGPSLSSCSFSPSSSPPPPPGDLPLSPSAFSAAPGTPVARRDPTPGCCPSCRRATPSSIWGPLGGLARSPSAHSLGSDPDEYASSGSSLGGSDSPVFEAGVFGPPQPPAAPRRLPIFNRISVSE; encoded by the exons ATGGATCTCACCGCCATCTACGAG AGCCTCCAGTTGCTGAGCCATGACCTGCCTTCCGACCACGGAGAGACTGAGTCCAGCTCGGCCTGGGCCTCCTCGGGACTCTGGAGCCTCGGCTCACCCGACTCGAGCTCGTCTGGGGTGGCTGCCCGCCTGCCTGGCCGCTCCACCAGCCTGGTGGAGGGTCGCAGCTGCGGCTgggtgcccccacccccaggcttcgCACCCCTGGCTCCCCGCCCAGGCCCTGAGCTGTCGCCCTCACCCACCTCGCCTACTGCGACCCCCACCACCTCCTCCCGCTACAAGACCGAGCTATGTCGGACCTTCTCAGAAAGCGGGCGCTGCCGCTATGGGGCCAAGTGCCAGTTTGCCCACGGCCTGGGTGAGCTGCGCCAGGCCAGTCGCCACCCCAAGTACAAGACGGAACTGTGCCACAAGTTCTACCTCCAGGGCCGCTGCCCCTACGGCTCGCGCTGCCACTTCATCCACAACCCCAGCGAGGACCTGGGTGCCTCTGGCCACCCCCACGTGCTGCGCCAGAGCATCAGCTTCTCAGGCCTGCCCTCAGGCCGCCGAACCTCGCCACCACCAGCAGGCCTAGCAGGCCCTTCCCTGTCCTCGTGTTCCTTCTCACCCTCcagctccccaccaccaccacctgggGACCTTCCACTTTCACCCTCTGCCTTCTCTGCTGCCCCAGGGACCCCGGTGGCCCGAAGGGACCCCACCCCGGGCTGTTGTCCTTCCTGCCGAAGGGCCACCCCCAGCAGCATCTGGGGGCCCTTGGGTGGCTTGGCTCGGAGCCCCTCTGCGCACTCCCTGGGATCTGATCCTGACGAATATgccagcagcggcagcagcctGGGGGGATCTGACTCGCCTGTCTTCGAGGCCGGGGTTTTTGGGCCACCCCAACCACCTGCAGCCCCCAGGAGACTCCCCATCTTCAATCGTATCTCCGTCTCGGAGTGA
- the PAF1 gene encoding RNA polymerase II-associated factor 1 homolog, giving the protein MAPTIQTQAQREDGHRPNSHRTLPERSGVVCRVKYCNSLPDIPFDPKFITYPFDQNRFVQYKATSLEKQHKHDLLTEPDLGVTIDLINPDTYRIDPNVLLDPADEKLLEEEIQAPTSSKRSQQHAKVVPWMRKTEYISTEFNRYGISNEKPEVKIGVSVKQQFTEEEIYKDRDSQITAIEKTFEDAQKSISQHYSKPRVTPVEVMPVFPDFKMWINPCAQVIFDSDPAPKDTSGAAALEMMSQAMIRGMMDEEGNQFVAYFLPVEETLKKRKRDQEEEMDYAPDDVYDYKIAREYNWNVKNKASKGYEENYFFIFREGDGVYYNELETRVRLSKRRAKAGVQSGTNALLVVKHRDMNEKELEAQEARKAQLENHEPEEEEEEEMETEEKEAGGSDEEREKGSSSEKEGSEDERSGSESEREEGDRDEASDKSGSGEDESSEDEARAARDKEEIFGSDADSEDDADSDEEDRGRAHGSDNDSDSGSDGGGQRSRSASPFPSGSEHSAQEDGSEAAASDSSEAESDSD; this is encoded by the exons ATGGCGCCCACTATCCAGACCCAGGCCCAGCGCGAGGATGGCCACAG GCCCAATTCTCACCGGACTCTGCCTGAGAG GTCTGGAGTGGTCTGCCGAGTCAAGTACTGCAATAGCCTCCCTGACATCCCCTTCGACCCCAAGTTCATTACCTATCCCTTCGACCAGAACAG GTTCGTCCAGTACAAAGCGACTTCCTTGGAGAAACAGCACAAACATGATCTCCTGACTGAGCCAGACCTGGGAGTTACCATTGACCTCATCAACCCTGATACCTACCGCATCGACCCCAATG TACTCCTAGATCCAGCTGATGAGAAGCTTTTGGAAGAGGAGATTCAGGCCCCTACCAGCTCCAAGAG ATCCCAGCAGCATGCAAAGGTGGTGCCATGGATGCGGAAGACAGAGTACATCTCCACCGAGTTCAATCGTTATGGCATttccaatgagaagcctgaggtTAA GATTGGGGTTTCTGTGAAGCAGCAGTTCACTGAGGAAGAAATATACAAAGACAGGGATAGCCAGATCACAGCTATTGAGAAGACTTTTGAGGATGCCCAGAAATCC ATCTCCCAGCATTACAGCAAGCCCCGAGTGACACCAGTGGAGGTCATGCCTGTCTTTCCAGATTTTAAG ATGTGGATCAACCCTTGCGCTCAGGTAATCTTTGATTCAGACCCCGCCCCCAAGGACACAAGTGGTGCAGCTGCATTGGAGATGATGTCTCAGGCCATGATCAG GGGCATGATGGATGAGGAAGGGAACCAGTTTGTGGCTTACTTCCTGCCTGTGGAAGAAACACTGAAGAAGCGAAAACGGGACCAGGAAGAGGAGATGGATTATGCACCAGATGACGT GTACGACTACAAGATTGCTCGGGAGTACAACTGGAATGTGAAGAACAAGGCTAGCAAGGGCTACGAGGAAAACTACTTCTTCATCTTCCGAGAGGGTGATGGGGTTTACTACAATGAGTTGGAGACCAG GGTCCGCCTGAGTAAGCGCCGAGCCAAGGCTGGGGTTCAGTCGGGTACCAATGCCCTGCTTGTGGTCAAACACCGGGACATGAATGAGAAGGAACTAGAAGCCCAG GAGGCACGGAAGGCCCAGCTGGAGAACCACGAACccgaggaggaagaagaggaggaaatggagacgGAAGAGAAAGAAGCTGGGGGCTCAG atgaggaacgaGAGAAGGGCAGCAGCAGTGAGAAGGAAGGCAGCGAGGATGAGCGCTCAGGCAGCGAGAGTGAACGGGAGGAGGGTGACAGGGATGAGGCGAGTGACAAGAGTGGCAGCGGTGAGGACGAAAGCAGTGAGGATGAGGCCCGGGCTGCCAGGGACAAAGAGGAGATCTTCGGCAGTGATGCTGATTCGGAGGACGACGCTGACTCTGATGAGGAGGACAGAGgacgggcccacggcagtgacaATGATTCAGACAGTGGCAGCGATGGGGGTGGCCAGCGGAGCCGGAGCGCCAGTCCCTTCCCCAGTGGCAGCGAGCATTCTGCTCAGGAGGATGGCAGTGAAGCCGCAGCTTCTGATTCCAGTGAAGCCGAAAGTGACAGTGACTGA
- the MED29 gene encoding mediator of RNA polymerase II transcription subunit 29: MAASQQQASAASSAASVSGPGSAGGSVPQQQPQPPTQLVGPAQSGLLQQQQQDFDPVQRYKMLIPQLKESLQTLMKVAAQNLIQNTNIDNGQKSSDGPIQRFDKCLEEFYALCDQLELCLRLAHECLSQSCDSAKHSPTLVPTATKPDAVQPDSLPYPQYLAVIKAQIACAKDIHTALLDCANKVTGKTPAPPTGPGGAL; encoded by the exons ATGGCTGCATCCCAGCAGCAGGCTTCCGCGGCTTCCTCTGCCGCTAGTGTGTCAGGTCCGGGTTCGGCCGGTGGCTCGGTTCCCCAGCAGCAGCCACAACCACCAACACAGCTTGTGGGACCTGCCCAGAGCGGGCTTTTGCAGCAACAGCAACAGGACTTCGATCCTGTGCAGCGCTATAAGATGCTTATCCCGCAGCTGAAGGAAAGTCTGCAG ACCTTGATGAAGGTTGCGGCCCAGAACTTGATTCAGAACACTAACATTGACAATGGACA GAAGAGCAGCGATGGACCCATTCAGCGCTTTGACAAGTGTCTGGAGGAGTTCTACGCACTCTGTGACCAGCTAGAGCTCTGCCTG CGCCTGGCCCATGAGTGCCTGTCACAGAGTTGCGACAGTGCCAAGCACTCTCCGACACTGGTGCCCACAGCCACCAAGCCTGACGCCGTCCAGCCTGACAGCCTGCCCTATCCGCAATACCTGGCGGTCATCAAAGCCCAGATTGCCTGTGCCAAGGACATTCACACTGCCCTGCTGGACTGCGCCAACAAGGTCACAGGCAAGACGCCTGCACCGCCTACGGGCCCAGGGGGCGCCCTGTGA